ggctgagttgtcgtgctttcacgaggaatcgggatacaataatttagttgagtatgtgtgtcttaatgcggtcctgattgagtttagtcttacaagaggaatctgcggatgatgcttgatcaggattaggctaaactatcatgaggaatcggggtttagtatctcaggagacaccataagaacacatgaacattgttagatagagaatatatttttagcatcaggcacctattaggaagaccaacgtgttctctacttgtttttacacatcatttctctcgcatgattttctttctttttgcacagatagtttatacacctatTCATATTCATACTTACCTTTacacactagacacctatttgctgaaatagcttaccaaataacacaagttccccgagcgTTCGATACTCGgctcttaccgttttatactactagTGCGATCCAGTGCACTTGTCGAAAGCCGAACAGGTTATGCCGTTGTTTTGTCGTCGAGGTCGTCACTTTTTCTGACAAGGTGGAGGGGGTTCGCGTCCGGATCTGACGAAAACGACATCGTGGTCATCGGCGGAGGTCCCGGCGGCTACGTTAGCCATCGTCGGCTTTCAATTTTCTACtacaaacaataataataataataataataataataataataataataataataataataataataataataataataataataataataataatttttcgttATTGATCATCTTTCTCCcttttaattgataatctttTGTTGATTAATAATGTTTCGCGCCTCTGTAGGTAGGAATTGAAGGACTACTGACTGAAAAATGTGCATCTCCTCTTTTGATTGACGCAACTCCTCCCTCAGGCGGTTAATCTCTGCAGCATCTTCAGCGCGACAGGAAGATCCTTGCAGATGCTGCATGAAGCTGTCACTTCCGCATTTGTAAATATGAGCAAGGTCTCCAGTACCATAAAGGCATCCCTTACACTTTGGTCTTGTAGCTGCAACCCAACACCGACTCGTAAGTCTTTGTTCTTCAGTAGGGTCTAAGGGAGTGAGTTAGGATTCACCAACACTTGATGCAACATCAGACCTAGCTTGAGATAGTCTAGCCTCAAATTCTTCttgtaattcataaaaaattattattccaaaaatataaaaaaaatttaaagaataaaaaaaatgtgcaagATAATGCTCTCACATGTGTCTGTCTAGATCTATCATCGACAAATTGACTAGTATCCTTTCGTAAATGAGTTTGTTGAAAGACCTCATCTACATATACAAATCGACCAAGCTCCTCTGACTAtcaataaacatttaaaaataaacattaagtgGTAAATTAAACAAGTATAAACAactatgtattataattttagtgtACATACCAAGTGAATGGCATGATCCTGCAAGCTGATAGAACCACCTATGTGCATACACCCACCCTTTTCAGATGCTCGATTTTTTTTTGCCTGTAAACACTTGGAGCGATACTCAGGTGCATTCCAATGTGATAACAAATCATTCCAAACACGATCTCCAATCCAATATGGCCTTTTATTTGGCTTTCGGGCATCCCTAAACATCTTAGAAAGTTTGTGAGAAGCTTTCGAGTTAAAATCTTTTTGtatttcattctcttcctcGGTCTCCAGAACAATTTTCTCTAAAGTATAACAAAGTAACGAAATTGTACacaattagaaaaatatgaattttacaattttagttaaaataaaaaaataacattagcaTCCATTTCAACCTTTGAACTAATTCATtaacaaaagaataatttacCTTAAAACGCTGGAAAAAAAGTTTTTGATGTTCTTTTGGAATCGCTTCCCATGTAGGCCAAGGCTGACCAAATTGTTGCCTAATGGACAAAGTGACAGCCTTTGCCGCAACCTTATATGGATGAaacctaaatataaaaaataattaatgaaaacaataaaatccatcttatgtatcatatataatgatagttatataaattttgtaatacttATGCTCCATTAATTAATGTAACCATAAGACGATTATTAAGAGGGGGGTTTTCCATTGCCAAATTTACAGCATCTTCATCTATAGGCAAATTGCCCACAGGCAGAGATGGTGAAGGTGTGGATGTAGGTACTGGGGATGGTCCACGTGCATCAACGGAGGATGGAGATGGTGTGGATGCAGGTACCGGAGATGGTCCAGGTGCATTAACATGAGATGAAGATGGTCTAGCTTTAGTTGGAGGTGGAGATGGTGTAGGTGCAACATCGGGAGGCCTAACTGGGATAGACACAGAAGATGGAGATGGGGTAGATGATGTTAGACTATCTCGAGGTGGTAATAGTCTAACCACGTATCGCTTTTTCTTTGCAGTTGTCCTTTTTCCATTGGAGTCATGTGACGGGGGTCGAGGAGGGTCAACGCCACCTGCTGTCATATCtctatatagaaaaataatactataaCATAAATACTCTAATAACATATTGGGATGGTTGAAAATTAGATAACTAACAAACTTCCATatgaaaacaaaagtaaaatacaCTAACAAAGTTTTGAAGTATTAGAAGAAAGCAAACATGTCATTAATAACAAACATTATAACTGACTAACAAAGATCAACGTCTAATCCTCTTCAGAATTGTAAACTTCAAAGTCATCTTCTAATTCTCCTTCATTATCTTGTTCAATATTGTTTGAATCTCCATTCAAATTAGATGATTCTTCTTCATTTGTCAACAAATTAGTAGGGTTTACTTCTTCAACACCACCTCTTAAATCTTGCAATCCAGAAATACTTTCAACTTCAATGACTTCGTTGACATGTGACATTTCCTCAACTTGGTAAGGCACATTATCTTGTACATGATCGGATTCTATGTAACCCCTTGGCTTCGTTTTAATTGTTACACACCAACCACGTTTGTCCCTTCTTGTTGCTGGATATGGCACATAATATACTTGCCTTACATTATGTGCACTGATGAATAGGTCAAACAAATTATATCTTTTATCCATTCGAATTTCCATTGTGCCATATTTAGGATCTACCCTTGTTCCTCTACTCGTTGGATCAAACCagtgacaataaaataatactactcGCTTAGGATAGGTTGTAGTATTATACTCTAGCTCATATATGTGTTGAATGACACCATAAAAATCATATGCAGCTCCTTCTGTAAGGCCCTTTACGTGAACCCCgttgtttatcatttttttcccttcactCCATGCTTGAGTATGGAATTTGTACCCATTGACAAAGTTTGTGTGCCAttctttaaatatgtaaaaattgttTGTATTATGGCATTTTGTGAGATTTTGAGATTTATGCTGTAGCTATATGTGCAAATctagacaaaaaaaacataCCTTTTGTTTGGTAGTTGGGTTTAATAGTTCACACTAATCTTTTTAGATGAGTGAAGAGAATAGAAGAGGCTTTAGGTACTCTGATGTTTCTATAACATGATCGTATAGGGTCTTTTTgtaatctcacttttttttaaaaaaagtttagtaATTTTAATACCTTTTTTATTGTTGAATATCTTAGAAGGAACCCTTTCTATTTCTTCCTTATATTTTTTGGTGTGAATTAACAACATCAAAATTAAGGTCTCAAATGGAATATTATTGGCCAGAAGAGCGACATTATTGTTTAGCTTGccttttcttaatatatatatatatatatatatatatatatatatatatatatatattgagagaGAGAGCTTAGCATGATATCTCTTCAATAAAGCACATATCcattcttttttcccttttaagATTTCATATCATGTACTTGACTTAgaatatctacttgataatttgATCAAGTAAATCAATATTAGATTTGATTGATGGCTGAATTACCAATATACATGTGAAGCTGAATGCTAATACCTACAGTATGCTTAGCATAGACTCTGCAATTTATGCCACTGGAGCTATGCTATTGCTATAAAGTTTTTTAAGtcctaatattaataattttctttagatAAATACAACAATGGTTGTTtccatgaattttttaatataactttctCCATGTGACTGAAGTAGTTTTACACTTTTTTGCCTTACAGAGCATACTCCAGCACCATATAAATGCTGACTGGTTACAGCATTCTTATCCCTCTTGGGCTGAAAGATGTCAGAGTGCAAATAGCGCTGAATCAGTAGAGCTTGTAAAGGAGGTACAATGTGATTTTGACTACCAATTCATGACAACTAGCATATTTTTGCTCACAAAGATGATAATAGtataaaagaatagaaaatgaaaatcttaaaatttgagTTGGCAGAGTAGCTAAAGGATGTCTCAGATTTTTTTGCTTGTGTTATCTTGCTCCCTTTCTTTCATTAAGTGCTTTTGATGAAACGACATTCAAGCTCAGCTGATTGCCCAGTCCATAACCCATAATGGACTTAACAGAAATAGATCTAGAAATTTGGCATTAAAAGTTTTTGATCATAGccaaaaaaaaggttttgatgattatttgtttttgttaacattttcaatttggaagtATTTTGACCTCCCCTTACTGCCGCTATAAACCAAAATGAGgcattttttatcaaataaggaTCCACTGTGATTGGTTGTAGGTCCCactaattatatttgataaaaattgtCTTTTTTACTCTAGCATGATTTATTCCTCTTCAGGAGAGGATCCAAATCCAAACTTAGTGAGCCGTCCTTCTGCTTCATTtctgctgaaaataaaaagtttttcattTCTGCTAAATGGAACAACGATTGGCAAGCAAATGGTTCATCTTTCATGGGGCAGCAATCCAGCAAATAAGAGGGTAATCTCGTTCTCCCAaacatgcagagacaaacaCTCTCCTTGCCACTTTATCAGGTGTACTCCCTCCACTCTtaataaagcaaaaataaaactaatactacaattaaaaaaagttaattaacgtcatttaattttattaatatcatttaaaaatagaaaaaatattttttccaaaattttccATCATTAAAACATTATATCAAGTATTTTAAAGattgtttaattaaataggaTCAAATTAGTTActgtatttattttcaatttccggatttttgtttttatttgtttatcatttttaaagtttaatataacattaagtactcttttatctattatatccttattttttacttaatttttaattaacttatacaTATGCATTTTATTGTGAGGTAGAAATGAGaaagaataaaattgaaaaccTCATAACTATTTTATTAGGATCAAGAAAATTCATtgcaatttatgattttaatctttatattattttcaggATACTGTATTGGAACTTGAGTTTCAAGGTGTCAAAATGAAATTCACCATGCTTCAGGTTTCTAGCCATTTATTTTGTTCATCACTTAATTGTAGTTGCTTCATTAAAGTATTGTTACTCCTTATGATTATCCTACATTACAACTTCCTTGCGTGtactttttgtatttattttattcacacAGTTAACTttggtttatttctttttcaatataAATGTATTGGCTATATGGTGAAATCAAGTTTACAAGTGCAATTTAAACTTGATTTCAAAAAGGGTGCCAGTAGTCTAAAAGCTTATAAGGATttaatattgaaaagaaaaaaaattagggaaAGAAGTGAAAAATTGTGTGCACAAAACATGGgccttttgtttattttatatagttttagtaaattttcttttttaaagaaattatctaTTTTCTTACGGGTTATGTGATGGAGATCTGGGTTCAATGAAAGTCTAAGGATCTAATGGCTCCTTTCCACTTGCTTTAAGAGTCTTGGCAGTCTGGAAACTACAGGCTTACATGATAGTGATACAATTATTTTCTTACatgatatgattattttttcagTTGTCTATTTGCCATAAAGAATTTCTATTATTGACCTTTGTTCTTGTTTGAAACTTTTAATGTGAGAAAATTAAGTACTTGAAACTAATTTACACAATATTAGaacttcaaaataattttgttcatCTGCTTTGAGCAGTGGTTGTTGTTCCTGATGGCCTGAAGGCATGGGAATTACTCAAGGGAAGACCACACAATGTTGATCTAATTCTGACAGAAGTGGATTTGCCATCCATATATATCTGGCTAATTGGCTATGCACTTCTCACATTAATTATGGAGCACGAGATTTGCAAAAACATCCCTGTTATAAGTATGATACCAAATACAAatgtttgtgatttttttagtcttaattTGGTAAGGAAGTTTGcttgtgatttttttgtgtgttgcaGTTTGTTTGAGAAGGTTGAGGTGGATAAGCCTGCGGCTAGTCGTTCCGAATCAGCTGAGATATATGTTTGGGGGCTTGGGTATAAGGCCCCTGCTAAGATTGATTCACGGCTTCTTGATGTGAAGCATCTCTTTCAGGGATCTGTGGAACCACAGCCTAAGGTAATAATTCAGTTTGTTTTCGGGGATGCTgggttaacattttttattttgttcgtTTTTGGTTCATTTGGTTTGGTTTTCTTGGGTGGTGATTGTTGTATTGGTGATGCAGGTGGTGGATGTACTTAGAGATACTAAGCAAAAAAGGCACCATGATGAGTAATTATAGTTGTCATTGAGAAAA
This genomic interval from Glycine max cultivar Williams 82 chromosome 5, Glycine_max_v4.0, whole genome shotgun sequence contains the following:
- the LOC102662979 gene encoding putative uncharacterized protein DDB_G0290521, yielding MTAGGVDPPRPPSHDSNGKRTTAKKKRYVVRLLPPRDSLTSSTPSPSSVSIPVRPPDVAPTPSPPPTKARPSSSHVNAPGPSPVPASTPSPSSVDARGPSPVPTSTPSPSLPVGNLPIDEDAVNLAMENPPLNNRLMVTLINGA